A genomic window from Cricetulus griseus strain 17A/GY chromosome 4, alternate assembly CriGri-PICRH-1.0, whole genome shotgun sequence includes:
- the Serpind1 gene encoding heparin cofactor 2 — protein sequence MKHPLHPLLLSVILSVCVGSNGLAEQVANENVSVSFLPANFHKENTVTNDWIPEGEEEDDYLDLEKLFSEDDDYIYIIDAVSPTDAESSAGNILQLFQGKSRIQRLNIINAKFAFNLYRVLKDKATTSENIFIAPVGISTAMGMLSLGLSGETHEEVHSVLHFKDFVNASSKYEITTIHNLFRKLTHRLFRRNFGYTLQSANGLYIQKQLPVREDFKADMREFYFAEAQVADFSDPAFILKANNHILKLTKGLIKAALENIDPATQMMILNCIYFKGTWVNKFPVEMTHSHNFRLNEREVIKVSMMQTKGNFLAASDQELDCDILQLEYVGGISMLIVIPRKLSGMKTLEAQLTPQVVERWQKSMTNRTREVLLPKFKLEKNYNLVEVLKSMGITKVFDKNGNMSGISDQRITVDLFKHQSTITVDEEGTQAAAVTTVGFMPLSTQVRFAVDRPFLFLVYEHRTSCLLFMGRVANPTRS from the exons ATGAAGCATCCATTGCACCCTCTACTTCTTTCTGTCATCTTGTCTGTATGTGTTGGGAGCAATGGCCTTGCTGAGCAGGTGGCTAACGAAAATGTGAGCGTGTCCTTTCTGCCTGCCAACTtccacaaagaaaacacagtcacCAACGACTGGATTccggagggggaggaggaggacgaCTATCTGGACCTGGAGAAGTTGTTCAGTGAAGATGATGACTATATTTACATCATTGATGCAGTTTCCCCGACAGATGCAGAATCAAGTGCTGGGAACATCCTGCAGCTTTTCCAAGGCAAGAGCCGGATCCAGCGTCTTAATATCATCAATGCAAAGTTCGCCTTCAACCTTTACCGAGTCCTGAAGGACAAGGCTACCACTTCTGAGAACATCTTCATAGCACCTGTTGGCATTTCTACTGCCATGGGGATGCTTTCCTTAGGCTTGAGTGGAGAAACCCATGAGGAAGTACACTCAGTTCTACACTTTAAAGACTTTGTCAATGCTAGCAGCAAGTATGAGATTACCACCATTCATAATCTCTTTCGAAAGCTGACCCATCGCCTGTTCAGGAGGAACTTTGGGTACACGCTCCAGTCAGCTAATGGCCTTTACATTCAGAAGCAGCTTCCCGTCCGGGAGGACTTCAAAGCTGACATGAGAGAGTTTTACTTTGCTGAGGCCCAGGTGGCTGACTTCTCAGATCCCGCCTTCATACTGAAGGCGAACAACCACATTTTGAAGCTCACCAAGGGCCTCATAAAAGCAGCTCTGGAGAATATAGACCCTGCTACTCAGATGATGATTCTGAACTGCATCTACTTCAAAG GAACCTGGGTGAACAAATTCCCAGTAGAAATGACACACAGCCACAACTTCCGGCTCAATGAGCGAGAAGTAATTAAAGTCTCCATGATGCAGACTAAGGGGAATTTCCTCGCAGCAAGTGACCAGGAGCTGGACTGTGACATTCTCCAGTTGGAGTATGTAGGGGGCATCAGCATGCTGATTGTGATCCCACGCAAGCTCTCGGGAATGAAGACTCTTGAAGCACAGCTCACGCCCCAGGTAGTAGAGAGATGGCAAAAAAGCATGACAAACAG AACTCGAGAGGTACTTCTGCCCAAGTTTAAGCTTGAGAAGAACTACAACCTGGTGGAGGTGCTTAAGTCTATGGGAATCACAAAGGTGTTCGACAAGAATGGCAACATGTCAGGCATCTCAGACCAAAGGATCACTGTTGATCTG TTCAAGCACCAAAGCACCATCACGGTGGATGAAGAGGGCACGCAAGCCGCAGCTGTAACCACCGTGGGATTTATGCCACTGTCTACCCAAGTCAGGTTCGCTGTTGACCGTCCTTTCCTGTTTCTAGTGTATGAGCACCGAACCAGCTGCCTGCTTTTCATGGGGAGAGTGGCCAACCCCACCAGGTCTTAA